One window from the genome of Leucobacter aridicollis encodes:
- a CDS encoding WhiB family transcriptional regulator — protein MDWREQAACLTVDPELFFPVGNTGPAVDQIERAKAVCARCPVTEMCLQYAMDTGQDSGVWGGLSEDERRALKRRAARARRAS, from the coding sequence ATGGATTGGCGTGAACAGGCTGCGTGTCTGACCGTAGATCCCGAGCTGTTCTTTCCGGTTGGCAACACCGGCCCGGCAGTGGATCAGATTGAGCGAGCGAAGGCCGTCTGCGCCCGCTGCCCAGTGACGGAAATGTGCCTCCAGTACGCAATGGACACCGGCCAGGATTCAGGCGTTTGGGGTGGCCTCAGCGAAGACGAGCGTCGCGCCCTCAAGCGTCGCGCAGCACGCGCACGTCGCGCCTCCTAA